The Nitrospira sp. KM1 genome includes a window with the following:
- a CDS encoding DUF4011 domain-containing protein, which produces MAERDSSPGSDDFAETVRRGIENFRSRLLDLSLANRLLNYKHSEKSRTQIRVIDEVPEILLAKLDQDKKLVFSWIDEPESDLRDENTPEFLRALEYARENNSIFQDQKKKLGRNPSARQLSRIERSLRDRVRKELGLPNRSEITLADRAKELGIDPSNDLPEITESLPRRHTDSKLQTLHYREHMEAKVAAIRDGDRTLLEDAGINALYCAFGFIEWYETPHSDTALYAPLLFYPVEIERTLQSGRYSYVLISRDGDVESNITLSELLKRNYDLELPQWNPDEELSKYFAKVRQVISSERKWKVRRWVTIGLFTFSKLVMYRDLDQTNWSPALHQHSRLQDLFLGKDSTGTISLAPEYPMDGADSTVKDVQLITDADSSQHSAVIDVIKGKSLVIQGPPGTGKSQTITNIVAAALHEGKTVLFVAEKMAALEVVKSRLDKFELGNFCLELHSGKTRKTRIIDSIKKRIEYEGPSHNPNQIRAARKACQESQNELLHYVNKMHMPVGETGFTVHNILRANCVRARQVEGFPIGLRRARINNPCQIEALERHRLMELAQDLDEKTSVANTFGGINQHPWRGLGNDSLHLFQFDEIRSSLLSWSTLIETLMEAIKVATLKTFWPIVSTTNGASAFGTCAKSLPDFPRDFDQSVFRQLRSYQDCEALEEVISNIQGLAHVRAQIDTITTEGDSILNTGSTSLATLIDEIAEEGLDRLRVQEIENLLQETEANLLPLEHAAKVADSLTQLFSISDASTQDLHHIVEAMSVLTGLPKTLLKYRQPDILEEDNLLVLVEALEEKKKLDEAANRLSKGINLKLVPSLPEVKAAYRTLKTAGAIQNLLTRECREARKLYKSISTQSGRPSRQEAIDGLIETFTYLEDLQTFTGDPRWQEAAGRFFLQERTPWEDLIRVARWGETVRGAIRASHLSLRSIRDVLLAGERETLESIYSIAESTAFESLQKVLGAVGNSPFSSLQTILTSKREYLAKLRQIIGKVRQLGLSTMSPIDNLRSLLTAIIEVETYLASLKQPSAMRFLSGSTNPTLDHAVRLRSNLQFATILERLKIPEAVWTRFTPTEGFDLITVLREHSQIVADHLALTLKVQDWLCTVLKIDEDLWTRSVSLRDSPLETLQEKALFAHAHFDSIQAYLDFLRVETRANSTPLLPVLKAMRESAIEYKGLAAAFECILFRSIAETLLDEDPKLNSHSGSNHDQLRKRFQKLDKQILELQREEIANKLLQRYVDPGVARGKASERTGLALLQHQIGLQKRHLPLRSLFRKAGQAIQSLKPCFLMSPMSVAQFLEAGGLQFDIIIMDEASQVRPEEAIGAIARGSQIVIVGDPMQLPPTTFFEKVDSDCVEDKESEEVVMSGGFESILDLTRSVFQPVRQLKWHYRSQHERLIAFSNSEFYDNSLIVFPSPHGSGPEFGVHLVDTNGTYDGGTNRAEAEAITNAAKEFTHQYPTRSLGIVAMNQAQRDLINEIMDNEVFANDPESAAYRENWDSTLEPFFVKNLENVQGDERDVIFISTVYGKDGTGNFYRRFGPVNGVNGHRRLNVLFTRAKQVVKVFTSMDPSLDWGPLEEMRRGVQAFKNYLDFARNGHTEFARATGREPDSEFEKWVIAHLREKGYKVVPQLGVAGYFIDIAVQHPDRLGSFILGIECDGATYHSARSVRDRDRLRQEILERLKWNIHRVWSTDWFRNPYAEIDKLVHNIEQLRTLNPS; this is translated from the coding sequence ATGGCGGAAAGAGACTCGTCCCCAGGATCAGACGATTTTGCTGAGACTGTCCGCAGGGGCATCGAAAACTTCCGGTCCCGCCTCCTAGATCTGTCACTCGCCAATCGCCTACTTAACTACAAGCATTCCGAGAAATCGCGAACTCAAATTCGAGTCATCGATGAAGTACCTGAAATTCTTTTAGCCAAATTGGATCAGGATAAGAAGCTGGTATTTTCTTGGATTGATGAGCCAGAAAGTGATTTGCGCGATGAGAATACTCCTGAATTTCTCAGGGCACTTGAATACGCTCGCGAAAACAACAGTATCTTCCAGGATCAAAAAAAGAAATTGGGGCGAAACCCATCAGCTCGTCAACTGTCTCGGATAGAACGATCCCTTCGCGACCGAGTACGAAAAGAACTGGGACTACCGAATCGAAGCGAGATTACATTAGCCGATCGTGCAAAAGAGTTAGGAATAGACCCAAGTAATGATCTACCAGAGATCACCGAGTCTCTTCCACGGAGGCACACGGACTCAAAGCTTCAAACCCTGCACTACAGAGAGCACATGGAAGCAAAGGTCGCTGCCATCCGTGATGGTGATAGGACGCTGCTTGAGGATGCCGGAATTAACGCTCTATATTGTGCATTCGGATTCATAGAATGGTATGAAACACCCCACTCTGATACCGCCCTGTACGCACCGCTCTTATTTTACCCAGTAGAAATCGAGCGCACTCTTCAGAGCGGGCGCTATTCCTATGTTCTTATATCAAGGGATGGAGATGTCGAGAGTAACATAACGCTATCGGAACTCCTAAAGAGGAACTATGACCTGGAACTACCTCAATGGAATCCAGATGAGGAGCTTTCAAAATACTTCGCCAAGGTAAGACAGGTTATCTCCTCTGAACGAAAATGGAAAGTGAGAAGGTGGGTAACGATAGGCTTGTTCACGTTTTCTAAACTCGTCATGTATCGCGATCTTGACCAAACAAATTGGTCTCCTGCGCTGCATCAGCACTCCAGGCTGCAAGATCTTTTCTTAGGAAAGGACTCCACAGGCACCATTTCTTTAGCGCCAGAATACCCCATGGATGGGGCTGATTCTACAGTCAAAGACGTTCAATTAATTACTGATGCTGACTCATCACAGCATAGCGCGGTTATCGATGTGATTAAGGGGAAAAGCCTTGTGATCCAAGGCCCACCTGGCACTGGAAAATCCCAAACCATAACAAACATTGTTGCTGCAGCTCTGCACGAAGGGAAAACAGTTTTATTCGTCGCTGAAAAGATGGCTGCCCTAGAGGTTGTTAAGAGCAGGCTTGATAAGTTTGAACTTGGTAACTTCTGTCTCGAATTACATTCGGGAAAAACCAGAAAAACGAGGATTATAGATTCAATCAAGAAACGCATTGAGTATGAGGGTCCTTCCCATAATCCGAATCAGATCCGGGCCGCTCGAAAGGCCTGTCAAGAATCGCAAAACGAACTACTGCATTATGTGAATAAAATGCATATGCCTGTGGGTGAAACTGGATTTACCGTTCACAACATCCTTCGGGCGAATTGTGTACGAGCTAGACAGGTGGAGGGCTTCCCCATTGGGTTGCGCAGAGCCCGAATTAACAATCCATGTCAAATCGAGGCATTGGAACGTCATCGGTTAATGGAACTTGCACAGGATCTCGATGAGAAAACCTCTGTTGCCAACACCTTCGGAGGGATTAATCAACACCCATGGCGGGGGCTGGGAAATGATAGTTTACATCTCTTCCAATTCGATGAAATCCGCTCCAGCCTGCTCTCTTGGTCTACGCTAATCGAAACCTTAATGGAGGCTATTAAAGTCGCTACGCTGAAGACTTTCTGGCCAATCGTTTCTACCACAAATGGTGCCAGCGCCTTCGGTACGTGTGCAAAGAGCCTTCCAGACTTTCCAAGAGATTTTGACCAATCTGTTTTCAGACAGCTGCGAAGCTACCAAGATTGCGAGGCACTGGAAGAAGTGATCTCCAACATCCAAGGATTAGCCCACGTCCGCGCCCAGATAGACACGATAACAACGGAAGGTGATTCAATACTCAATACCGGGAGTACATCACTCGCAACTCTCATAGATGAGATCGCAGAAGAAGGGCTTGACCGTCTAAGGGTACAAGAGATTGAGAATCTTCTTCAGGAGACTGAGGCGAACCTTTTGCCTCTTGAGCATGCAGCTAAAGTTGCAGATAGTCTCACTCAACTTTTCAGCATAAGCGATGCCTCAACGCAAGATCTTCATCATATTGTGGAAGCGATGTCCGTACTTACCGGGCTTCCTAAGACTCTATTGAAGTATAGGCAGCCAGACATATTGGAGGAAGACAATCTCCTAGTCCTTGTAGAAGCACTAGAAGAAAAGAAAAAACTCGATGAAGCGGCGAACCGGTTGAGCAAAGGCATAAATCTAAAACTAGTGCCTTCACTTCCTGAGGTTAAGGCCGCATACAGAACATTGAAGACCGCCGGAGCAATTCAGAATTTACTTACACGTGAGTGTCGGGAAGCAAGAAAACTCTATAAGAGCATCTCAACGCAATCGGGTCGACCATCCCGTCAGGAGGCAATAGACGGGTTAATCGAGACATTTACATACCTCGAGGATTTGCAGACCTTTACAGGTGATCCTCGATGGCAAGAGGCCGCCGGTAGGTTTTTCTTGCAAGAACGGACACCGTGGGAGGATCTTATTAGAGTTGCCCGCTGGGGCGAGACCGTCCGTGGCGCCATTCGGGCATCGCATTTGAGTTTGCGAAGTATTCGCGACGTTTTGCTTGCTGGAGAACGTGAGACACTCGAGAGCATATATTCTATCGCTGAGTCGACGGCATTTGAATCCCTGCAAAAGGTTCTAGGAGCGGTAGGCAACTCACCCTTTTCCTCACTCCAAACTATTCTCACTTCCAAAAGGGAGTACCTAGCTAAGTTAAGACAAATTATAGGCAAGGTTCGGCAACTCGGACTTTCTACAATGAGTCCGATTGACAATCTAAGAAGTCTCCTCACAGCCATAATTGAAGTAGAGACCTACCTTGCGAGCCTTAAACAACCTTCAGCAATGCGTTTTCTGTCAGGTAGCACTAATCCAACTCTCGATCATGCAGTCCGCCTTCGCAGCAACTTGCAATTCGCGACGATCCTCGAACGACTCAAGATTCCGGAAGCCGTATGGACAAGGTTTACGCCAACTGAGGGATTTGACCTTATTACAGTCCTTAGGGAACATTCACAGATTGTCGCTGATCACCTTGCGCTTACACTGAAAGTCCAGGATTGGCTATGCACCGTCTTGAAGATAGATGAGGATCTTTGGACTCGCTCTGTTAGCCTTAGAGATTCACCATTAGAGACGTTACAAGAGAAAGCGCTTTTCGCACATGCGCATTTTGATTCTATACAGGCTTACTTAGATTTTCTCAGGGTAGAAACAAGAGCTAATTCCACACCGTTATTGCCAGTACTAAAGGCAATGCGTGAGTCAGCAATTGAATACAAGGGTCTTGCTGCTGCGTTTGAATGCATATTATTTCGGTCAATCGCCGAAACTTTACTGGACGAAGACCCGAAGCTTAATTCACATTCTGGAAGTAATCACGATCAGCTGAGAAAACGTTTTCAGAAATTGGACAAACAAATCCTTGAGCTGCAACGTGAAGAAATCGCCAATAAACTCTTGCAACGATACGTTGATCCTGGGGTTGCAAGAGGTAAAGCGTCTGAGCGTACCGGCCTAGCCTTATTACAACACCAGATAGGTTTACAGAAGCGACATTTGCCTCTTCGGAGCTTATTTCGGAAAGCTGGCCAAGCTATTCAATCGCTGAAACCGTGCTTCTTAATGAGTCCCATGTCAGTTGCACAGTTTTTGGAGGCGGGAGGTTTACAGTTCGATATCATAATAATGGATGAGGCTTCGCAGGTTCGCCCCGAGGAGGCAATCGGAGCAATTGCTCGAGGGTCTCAGATAGTAATTGTTGGAGATCCGATGCAGCTACCACCGACAACATTCTTCGAAAAAGTAGATTCCGACTGCGTTGAGGACAAAGAGAGTGAGGAAGTTGTAATGTCTGGCGGATTCGAATCCATATTGGATTTGACAAGAAGTGTTTTTCAACCGGTTCGTCAACTTAAATGGCACTACCGATCCCAACATGAACGATTAATTGCTTTTTCGAATTCTGAATTTTACGACAATTCCTTAATAGTGTTCCCCTCACCTCACGGGAGTGGGCCAGAATTCGGCGTTCATCTCGTCGATACCAATGGGACTTACGATGGTGGAACAAATCGGGCAGAAGCAGAAGCAATTACGAATGCAGCAAAAGAATTTACCCATCAGTACCCCACAAGGTCTCTTGGAATTGTTGCCATGAATCAAGCTCAAAGAGATCTAATCAATGAGATAATGGACAATGAAGTATTTGCCAATGATCCTGAATCAGCAGCCTATCGTGAGAACTGGGATTCTACCCTAGAACCATTTTTTGTGAAGAACCTTGAGAATGTACAAGGAGATGAACGTGACGTCATATTCATTTCCACAGTTTACGGTAAAGATGGTACGGGGAACTTTTATCGTCGATTCGGACCCGTCAATGGAGTGAATGGGCACCGCAGACTTAATGTGCTTTTCACAAGAGCCAAGCAAGTGGTAAAGGTATTTACGTCAATGGATCCAAGTCTGGACTGGGGACCATTGGAAGAGATGAGGCGAGGAGTACAAGCCTTTAAGAATTATCTAGATTTTGCGCGAAATGGCCATACCGAGTTTGCGAGAGCTACAGGCCGAGAACCTGATAGCGAGTTCGAAAAGTGGGTGATCGCTCACCTAAGAGAAAAGGGATACAAAGTCGTCCCACAGCTCGGCGTCGCAGGCTATTTTATCGATATCGCTGTTCAGCATCCTGATCGTCTAGGTAGTTTTATCTTAGGAATAGAGTGCGACGGCGCTACATATCATTCCGCTCGGTCAGTGCGAGACCGCGACCGTTTGCGACAGGAGATTTTAGAACGACTGAAATGGAACATTCACCGAGTTTGGTCAACTGATTGGTTCAGAAATCCCTATGCGGAAATTGACAAGCTGGTTCATAACATCGAACAGCTTAGAACTTTAAACCCCTCCTAA
- a CDS encoding DUF433 domain-containing protein, with the protein MEDRIVVDRSICSGKPIIRGTRIMVTNILGMVAGGYTRQQPSKRILRSPLKM; encoded by the coding sequence ATGGAAGATCGAATTGTTGTTGATCGTAGTATTTGCAGTGGAAAGCCGATCATTCGCGGCACCCGCATCATGGTGACCAATATCCTTGGGATGGTCGCTGGAGGGTATACCCGCCAACAGCCCTCGAAGCGTATCCTGAGATCACC